The Cryptomeria japonica chromosome 2, Sugi_1.0, whole genome shotgun sequence region CCATAGCAGGGTAGAAACAAAGGCCAGACTAGATCCAACAAGAGTAGATCCCACCATTGAAGCCCCACAAAGAAATAGGGCCAAAATCGGTCGTCTAAAGCCATCAGCATCATCCTCTCCATCGCCATCTCCCTCATCCACCTCCTCTACAACTTCTAATCCTCCCAAAACCCTAGCAATGCACTTTCCACTCCGCTCAACTCTTTTCCACTTGAAGAAAAGTCCAAAGCATGCAGTAAGTACCCTCTTCATCCTATAATCATACAAATAGTATATATTTACAAACTATTTGAATGACATTTGCATGATACTTTGAGTTAAAGCACAACCTTCACCATTGTTAAAATTTTATTTAGTTTGGCATACTATAATTAGATTGCATAAATGCCTAGATAATATTTGTGCATATCTTAAAAAAAACTTTTAAGCAATATTTCTATTGTGCTAAATTAAATAAGGATGTTATTGATCTTGAAGATCATTTTTTTAATTGTTAGTAATCAGATTTGTCTTTTTGAAATAATGGTGAGAATGACCCTTCATGCCCAGAATGAAAGACAAATAAGAAACTGACAGTTGGAGAAATTGCTTATTGGATTAGCAATTTTTCTCTAAATTTTATATTCCATGAGTGGCTACTATAGTAAGATAGTTTCTTGTCATGGCAAAAACATTGTAATCCAATCAATTCAAAGCATCTAAAGAATCACAATACTTTCACTCTTTATTAAAGGCCAACTACAATCCTAAAACTAAGGCTTCAAATTCCATAGTGTCGTTGCTTCATGATAAACAAAGTTTGAATGCACCCAAATGAATTTTTCTACATGGATCTATGCGTTAAATCCCTACTCCACCACTTTGCTCCAATTTGGATCCATCAAATATAAGAAtccaaatataatttttatttgatttcaatTCTTCACATTATGTGGATAACTTTTTCTCATTTCGTTCTTTGGTTTCTAAAGTGTACACTCCCAACTTAGGTTCAACAAACACGATTTCATTTagtttgttttattatattataagTTTCTTCATGTGCGGTTCCCATTCAATTCTAATTTGTTTTGGGAGTTCTCTCCAACACAATCAAATGTGAAAAGATCAATGATCATATATTCATTTACTGTCTTGGACCAATCACAACTCTATAACATGCCATAAGCATCTAATGCAAATTGATTACTTGAATTTCTAAAAAATAGTTAGATGTGTGGGTTTAATGCAAGCTACATATGGATGTCATTAATCCCCCTAAATAGATTCACCTCTATTTAATCAATAAGCTTAAACAACACGCTCTAAGCTTTTATATGTTTAGGTGGCCCATCTGAAATCGTAGTAATAATTAAATCCAATTAGAGAAGTTAGTGTATGGACCATCTAATTATAGTATGCACAACCTTGAATTTAGACTTTATTGATATAAGATCTAGTCTTTGGTAAAGTAAACGTAACAAAGTAAACGTAACATGATATTTCTAGATGCACCCAAGTCAACAAGAAAGTTTAAAAATTcttcctaaaaattctattgttgtAAGAATGGAGGAGTACCCAAGAAAATGTATACCGAAGAAAATACCTTCAAAATAACACAACATAAGATTAAACGTCAAACAACGTATgcagacaataaatggcacatctTCCATTCTTTATTTCTATCAAAGGATCTGCCGTTTCTTCGTCAACATCGTTTTCTTTTTATAGCTTTTAGGCTTGGATTTTGGAGGGGAAAATTGCAGGAAGAGTTGAATACATCAACAACAGACATGCCGACGTTGGGTACTCTGGAGGTGCTTCTTGTCAAAGCCCAAGGCCTTCATAATACCGAGTTTTTCTGTAAATTCATCCTCATTACAAATTTTAGTTTCTCTGTTTTAAATTTTATTAGATCTCTGTTTCTCAGTTGTAGTTTGATCCATTCCTTATAGACAGACCTTGTACTTCTAATATAAATTATGGGATTTTCCTGAGCCAAGCAACTGAGATGGTTTTAGTGGATTTTTTTGGGAAAAACTTAATGATCTCAATCTTTCATTTGTTTTTTATCTGCAGCCAAGATGGACCCTTACGCCCTCCTAAAATGCCAAACCCAGGAGCACAAGAGCAAAGTTGCATCCAGTTAGTATATTattctatctatctctttctttttTTAAGTGTGGGGTATTTTCATGTCCAATGTCCCTAGTCTCTTTGTGGTGAGTTAAGGCAAGACTAGTTTCTAAGAGCGACAAAAATTATCCAtaagaaaataaattgaaataataaATTGACCCTCAAGATGTTGTAGACCTAAACTGAATGCCTTAGTCCAACTATGTCATCCCCCTGCTCATTCTATATCTATGTTTTATTTAAGAGCAATTCATCTTGATTTCTTAAGGGGTTGACATATGGCAAATATGTTGCAGATCAAGGCAGCAATCCAGAATGGAATGAGAAGTTTGTATTTAAGCTGTCAGAAGGGGCTTCTGATCTGATTATCAGAATAATGGACAAGGATAGATTTAGCGCTGATGATTTCATTGGAGAAGCAAAGTGAGTGAGAGATCTGTTCCAAATTGCACAGTTTTCTTGTAATATGATTTGTTTTGAAAGACAGCCTAGTAAATCTTTTTGTTTGCACAGAATTTCATTGAAGGCAGTATTGATGGAAGGAAGCATACCTCCTACACCTTATAGTGTGGTTCTCCTTGATAAGACATACTGTGGGCAGATCAAAGTGGGTCTCACCTTCACTCCCAAGGCAAGTCACAATATTCTTTAGAAATGGTTCCTAGAAACAACTTTGATATTGGTTTTCTTAATCATGGATATTATAGTTTGGCCTGAAATAAAAGACATTAATATGTCTGTTATAATAGGCGACCCAGATCTTTAAAGCATAATTTTGTTGGGCATTCTTCACTTTTGAAAATGATCAATGGAGGACATGATTGGTATATGTGTTGCAGGAAGATTGTTATGAAGAAAGGGAGATGGAGGGAGGCTGGAGAGAAGGAGCTCTATAACTGATTAGAGTTAATTCAATAATCCAGATTCCAAACTTATACATCGGTGAAGATTAGTCTTCTTATTTTATGCTTCTGTTGTGGATTTCCTCAAAGCTTTGAGAGGTTGAATTGGAAGTGAAGGGTCATTAAGTAATATATGTTGTGCTTTGAAATTTGGACATTTGACTCATATTTGTCATCAAAATACAGTCTAAGTTATAGAAAAGGAAATATAAAAATATGATGTGTAATGTAAATGAAACATTAAAATGCATAGTAAAGTGGCCTTCTGCTTTTCAAATCATACATATTTATATGAAAATTTATTAATGCTTAAAAACAATGTTATAATGTTTCTAAAGTAAATTTATATTGATAATTAAGCACATTTCTATAAAGTAGATATCACTTTTTTTATATATTAagttatataaattaattaatgtaagtgataaaaTTAATTTAGATAATAAAGTTTtggataaaaaatattgaaaattggaaaatcaaatgtttaaccATGTAAaggaaatggaatgtgcaaaagtatttagttttttattaaggaaaaagcgGGTTTTAAAAGGGACAGGGTGTTGGGGTGAAGGTGAAACTCATGACAATAGGTTTTAAAGGGACCAAAACCCTCAGTTTTGAAGGGAACTGAAGCCCACAAACAGAACACTACAATAGGATGAGAAAAAGACAATCAGAAGTCAATCCACAACCAACTAAAACAAACAAAAGCATTAAACCCCTTAGCTGACAAGTCTTAGAGCAAGTTCTCATCAAATTTGGGTTCTCTAATAAATGGACTAAGTGGATCATCTCGTGTGTTTCAGCAGTTAAGTTCTCTATTCTAGTAAATGGTAAACATGTGGTTTCTTCTCTCCTTCCCAAGGTATTCAGCAAGGTGACCCACTTTCACCATATATTTTTCACCATATATTTTCATCATCTTGGTTGAAGCTCTCAATAGATCTATCTCAGCTAAACATAGTCTCCATTTGTGGAAGGGTATCAACATCCCTAACTCAGATGTGGAAATCACACACATTCTTTTTGTCGATGACACAATCCTTTTTGGGTAGCAACACTACAAGAGGCGCAAACAATCAAACAAGTTCTAGACAAATACTGTGTTGTAACGAGTCAAAAAGTCAATgcaaccaaatctaaaatattcttccACAATTATTCCCCACACATCCCTCAGAGACTTTTTGATTTCCTCAAGTTCGAGAAGGAATCACTCCCAAGTGAATATCTTGGCATCCCACTCTTTGTGGGGAAAAACAAAAAA contains the following coding sequences:
- the LOC131035184 gene encoding elicitor-responsive protein 3, translated to MPTLGTLEVLLVKAQGLHNTEFFSKMDPYALLKCQTQEHKSKVASNQGSNPEWNEKFVFKLSEGASDLIIRIMDKDRFSADDFIGEAKISLKAVLMEGSIPPTPYSVVLLDKTYCGQIKVGLTFTPKANCYEEREMEGGWREGAL